The window AGAGAACGGCAGCTCAGTCGGGACAAGGGGTCGCCGCGTCTGGAGTTCCTGAGTCAGCCAGGCAGTTTTCTCTGCCTCAGACATTTCGTTGTAAGGCTTGGGCAACACCTGCAGATAGGCCGTGATTTCATCCAGGGTGTCAGAGTGCCGTGAACTTTCCTGGCGCAAATCGAGCGGGGCCAACATAAACCCATAAATTTCGACCTGGCAGATCAGGAGATCCAGGTCGGCACAAACCATATCGGTGGCTTTTAAGTCCCGCTGAATCAGCCGTAAGTCTTCTAAAAATTCACGCCCGGATGTGTAAAGCGGCAGGGGTGAACCGTCGCTCTCCTCGCGAATCACATCCCCTTGATAGAGCTGCTGGCTCCGGTGGAGGGTATTCTCCAACCGCTGCTGCATGTAGGCCATCTTGAGGCGATAGGGCTCCTGACGATACCGGATGGCCCAGCGTTCATACACATTGGGCATATATCGCTGATCTTGATCGAGGGAATCGAGCAGTTCGGGCTGCACTTCGCTCCAGTGGAGAGACAGGCTTAAGAGCTTCAGCAAGTGTTCGAGCGAGGCCAGATATTTGCCAATGACAAGATTGCGCTGATAGCAGGCTGTTTTCCAAGTCACATCAGGGGTGACGGAGGGGTTACCATCTCGGTCGGCCCCCACCCATGAACCAAACCGACAGAAGTTAGTTCGGGGAGGTCTGAGGGTCGGAAATGTGCTTTTCAGCGCCCGCTCAAAGCGCTGATAGAGCTGCGGTAACGCATCGAACAGCACCACCTCAAAGTAGTGCAGGGTGTAGTCCACTTCGTCTAGCACTGAGGGCTTGAACTGGTGCAGTTCATCAGTTCGCCACCATAGCCGAATTTCCTCCGTGAGCTGCTTCTTCAGGGAGTCAATTTCCCAAGAGGAGGCAATGCTGACCGACTGAACGCCCTCTTCTTCTCGGTCAAGCCGCTGCAAAATAGCGGCAATGCGCCGCTGCTTATCGCGGATGGTGTGGCGCACAATCTCGGTGGGATGTGCCGTAAACACTAGGCGAACATCGAGGTTATCAATGAGCCGTTGAATGAGCTGAGGCGGTACATTCAGCTGCTTTAAAGCAGGCAGTAACCAGTGGAAAGTGCCAGCATCTCGATAACTGCCAGAGAGATAGTTGAAATCGTAGGTCGAATTTGCGGGCGGTTTTTTCTCCCCGTTGGTCGCGGCGGCAGGTTCCTGGCTGTGCTGAGGTCTCAGGGCAGAGACGCCAGCGATCGCGGCGGCTGGTTCAACCTCGTCGTAGTTCACTCGATACTGACGCTGCTGACCCTGCTGCTCATAATGCTGCTCAACGCTGTTGATGAGCTGAAAATACAGGGCAAAGGCTCGAGCCGCCCGCACCGCGTCTTCAAGTTTGAGGTTCTCTACCACCTGCACCACTTTCTGCACGCTGGCAGCCCGGGCAGCAGGGGCCTGACCTTCCTCAGAACAGAGGCGACGCAGCTGATGTAGCAGGGCCAAGAGGTTTTGGCCACACTCATTCCACAGCACAGCCTCCCAAATATCCTCAACCATCTTGATGCGATGCTGCACCCGCAGGTCATAGGCTGATCCCGGTGGGGTGATCGACACACCGGCCACCAATTCAGCAGCGGCTTGGCTAGTCGGGGGCATATTATCGGAAGTCGGGAGAGTAGATTTCATAGGCGTGAATGTAGTCGCAAAGAAGGGAACCAGGGGGCAGAGATCGCCATAGCAAACAGTGGCAGCAATCAGACATCAGGAGAGCCGTTCTGGGAAGACGCTTCAGGAACCGTCGGAAGAATCGGGAGGCGCTCTCCCCGAAAGAATTCTTCACTTGCAAGGCCGAGTTGGGTCAAGCTTTCTGCGATCGCCTGGGCGCCGATCAGCCCTACCAGAAACGGCCCTGTCACCATGCTTACTACCATATTGGGCCGCCAGTGTCTGTTCGTAGATCCTAAAGCTGATCTAGGCGGCTGAGAATTTTTAGAAGAAGATGTCATAGCTCAGAGTACTGCCGTTCTGCAAAAGAGTCATAGACCATTCAAGAATAGGGCGACCATGCTGAGGAGAACCCCCATAAAAGTTGCTGAGCACTCAGGCAATTAGCCTGGATTCTGTAGCGTCTCAAAGTCACCCGCAAGATCCTGAGCAGCTAGCCGGACGTAATTCATCGATGGCCCACAAACTACCTCTCAATTATGGTGTCCATAAAAGATTTTCAGGCAAAGCAACCTAAGGATATTCTGCCTAAGCGCTAACTTATATGTAAGGGATTTAAGAACCTTTAAAGTTAGCGCTGTAACTAACATTGACAGTTACAAAAGCGGGTCTGAGGCGCAAGAGACTTTCTCGTCCGTAGATTTATAGCAGATGAGATTGAATCTTTCGATTATTCACTGGTGGTATTTAGCAGACTACGATATGCTTCACAGCTATATTTAGGGTCGCTATCCAATGCTACCGCTAGACCTAGCCATCGCTCAATTCCATGACTGCTAAGCCGTCTACCTCATCTAAAAAAAAGTCGTCTTCATCGGCACCACCGCTGAACGATTGGATAGCTCAGCACCTTGCCCCGAACGCTCAAGTACAGGTGCGGTTGCGGGGGAATATTTTGCATGCCCTGTGCGAAACACCCAACACGCTGCATCAGGCAGGGGCAATGGCCCGCTTAGTCGATGCCTTGTTAGATCAAACCGCAGGCGTCAGCGTCATCACGGATGTCTATCCCCAGGTGTATCAGGTCTACCTCTACAGTCGGCGCACCGGGCAAACGAAACCTGACTGGACAGCCCCGCTGTACCTCAACCGCTTAGAGCGTCATCGAGCGCAGCTCCAGCAATACTCCACCGAATCTTTGCGAATTGTCGAGACGCAGTCTCCCCTTAAATCACCCGGCAGCCCCGCTGAAGAGGCGACTGCCTGGCCTCAGGATGACGCTTCGACAACCTTGGTCTTATCAAACTTGAGCTTAGCGCGGCAGGGGGATCCCGATGCGATCGCCTGGTATCTCAGCGAAGTTCTGAGCACCTTAGATGTGGGCGTTTGGGTCAGCATTCGAGCCGTCCCAGGAACAGCCACAGTCCATCCAGAGGTCACCTCGGCTGAAGCCGGTCACGCTTCAACCACCCCGTCTAGCGACCATAAAGTACCTCGCCTTTGGGTGCTCTGTGAGGCAACCTACAGTCCTGATCCCCTGCTGATTGCTGAACCGGTCACTGAGCGCCTCCGGCAGCTTGCATTGACCCAGTTCAAAGATGCGGTCATTGTCATTCAAGTCCACGGGGAAGACAGCCCGGATTGGAGTCTCCGCATTGATTTGACCCCTCCCGATGAGATGCTGCGGGAATGGGGCCGCTGGGGTGATGAGGCGGCG is drawn from Leptolyngbya sp. SIO1E4 and contains these coding sequences:
- the ppc gene encoding phosphoenolpyruvate carboxylase; the encoded protein is MPPTSQAAAELVAGVSITPPGSAYDLRVQHRIKMVEDIWEAVLWNECGQNLLALLHQLRRLCSEEGQAPAARAASVQKVVQVVENLKLEDAVRAARAFALYFQLINSVEQHYEQQGQQRQYRVNYDEVEPAAAIAGVSALRPQHSQEPAAATNGEKKPPANSTYDFNYLSGSYRDAGTFHWLLPALKQLNVPPQLIQRLIDNLDVRLVFTAHPTEIVRHTIRDKQRRIAAILQRLDREEEGVQSVSIASSWEIDSLKKQLTEEIRLWWRTDELHQFKPSVLDEVDYTLHYFEVVLFDALPQLYQRFERALKSTFPTLRPPRTNFCRFGSWVGADRDGNPSVTPDVTWKTACYQRNLVIGKYLASLEHLLKLLSLSLHWSEVQPELLDSLDQDQRYMPNVYERWAIRYRQEPYRLKMAYMQQRLENTLHRSQQLYQGDVIREESDGSPLPLYTSGREFLEDLRLIQRDLKATDMVCADLDLLICQVEIYGFMLAPLDLRQESSRHSDTLDEITAYLQVLPKPYNEMSEAEKTAWLTQELQTRRPLVPTELPFSEKTCETIETFRMVRRLHREFGPEICRSYIISMSHHVSDLLEVLLLAKEAGLYDPATWESSIQPVPLFETVEDLKRAPAVMRHLFELPLYRAVLEGGRSHVGDAAKAAAPKPIQEVMLGYSDSNKDSGFLSSNWEIHKAQQALQATADDFDIALRIFHGRGGSVGRGGGPAYEAILAQPGASLNGRIKITEQGEVLASKYNLPDLALYNLETVATAVIQGSLLHSSVDEIEPWNEIMEALAARSRCHYRELIYEQPDLVDFFHQVTPIEEISQLQISSRPARRGGKKTLSSLRAIPWVFSWTQARFLLPSWYGVGTALKEFLEEDPEERLKLLRYFYQKWPFFKMVISKVEMTLAKVDLQIAEHYVHELTQPENQARFQALFEKIAQEFYMTSELVLTITRHERLLDGDPDLQRSVHLRNGTIVPLGFIQVALLKRLRQYRNATSGVIKSRYSREELLRGALLTINGIAAGMRNTG